The following coding sequences lie in one Sinorhizobium fredii USDA 257 genomic window:
- a CDS encoding adenylate/guanylate cyclase domain-containing protein, giving the protein MSVGNEFQRQALATHVAQRMAGPAQAILGFQELLLEQARDLGLAHMLADLERIGAAATQLNGLIDRLIDDQANCPERDEAGAEARLRHDLRTPLNAIIGYSEMILEEAGDLHPHTLKEDLGVILTAAAELLKQVDAIAGLSRGAAIEALQPRDQAGLDAAELERLLFKTGHDAWPDQGGRILVVDDVASNRDLLSRRLRREGHRVAVADSGLSALARLQEGEFDLILLDILMPDMNGIEVLSRLKAEDRWRHIPVIMISGLNEVAAVARCIEAGADDYLTKPFNPILLRARINSTLEKKRWLDREHRYLEQIQTEKRRADNLIHAILPDQIVARLQGGEEIIADRFDEVSILFADIVGFSPIAARLPPSDLVRRLDSMFSKFDLLTEQHGVEKIKTIGDAYMAACGIPEPSADHADRIVALGKSMLESLQDTAPDGDRFRVRIGIHSGPVVAGLIGRLRFVYDVWGETVNIASRLESQGVPDSVQISEATRRALRGRWALEPRCALDLKGNGRIETYLVR; this is encoded by the coding sequence CAGGAGTTGTTGCTCGAACAGGCGCGGGACCTCGGCTTGGCACATATGCTGGCCGATCTGGAGCGGATCGGCGCTGCCGCGACACAATTGAACGGTCTGATCGATCGCCTGATCGATGACCAGGCGAACTGTCCGGAGAGAGACGAAGCCGGGGCGGAGGCACGGTTGCGGCACGATCTGCGCACGCCGCTAAATGCCATTATCGGCTATTCCGAAATGATCCTCGAGGAGGCGGGAGACTTGCACCCGCACACGCTGAAGGAGGATCTCGGCGTGATACTGACGGCGGCGGCCGAGCTTTTGAAGCAGGTCGACGCCATCGCCGGTCTTTCGCGCGGGGCGGCCATCGAGGCGCTTCAGCCAAGGGATCAGGCGGGGCTCGACGCAGCCGAACTGGAGCGGCTCCTGTTCAAGACCGGGCATGATGCCTGGCCGGATCAGGGCGGCAGAATTCTCGTCGTCGATGACGTCGCCAGCAATCGCGACCTCCTCTCCCGCCGCCTGCGGCGCGAGGGCCATCGTGTCGCCGTCGCCGATTCCGGCCTCTCGGCGCTTGCGAGACTGCAGGAGGGGGAGTTCGACCTTATCCTGCTCGATATCCTGATGCCGGACATGAACGGCATCGAAGTCCTTTCGCGGCTGAAGGCGGAAGACCGCTGGCGGCACATCCCGGTGATCATGATATCGGGCCTGAACGAAGTGGCCGCGGTGGCCCGCTGCATCGAAGCGGGAGCCGATGACTATCTGACCAAGCCGTTTAATCCGATCCTGCTTCGGGCGCGCATCAACTCCACCCTCGAAAAGAAGCGCTGGCTCGACCGCGAGCACCGCTATCTTGAGCAGATCCAAACGGAGAAGCGGCGCGCCGATAACCTTATCCACGCGATCCTGCCAGACCAGATCGTTGCCCGATTGCAGGGCGGCGAGGAGATCATCGCCGATCGCTTCGATGAGGTGTCGATTCTGTTTGCCGATATCGTCGGCTTCTCGCCCATCGCGGCAAGGCTGCCGCCGTCCGATCTGGTCAGGCGACTGGATAGTATGTTCAGCAAGTTCGATCTGCTGACCGAGCAGCATGGCGTGGAGAAGATCAAGACCATCGGCGATGCCTATATGGCTGCCTGCGGGATTCCGGAGCCTTCGGCGGATCACGCCGACAGGATCGTGGCTCTCGGGAAATCGATGCTGGAATCGTTGCAGGATACGGCCCCCGATGGCGACCGCTTCCGGGTTCGCATCGGAATCCATTCGGGGCCGGTCGTCGCCGGACTGATCGGCCGGCTTCGCTTCGTCTACGACGTCTGGGGAGAAACGGTCAACATTGCGAGTCGCCTCGAATCCCAGGGCGTCCCCGACAGCGTGCAAATCTCGGAAGCGACCAGGCGTGCCTTGCGCGGCCGATGGGCGCTGGAGCCCCGTTGCGCTCTCGACCTGAAGGGCAACGGCAGGATCGAGACCTATCTCGTTCGATAG
- the tnpA gene encoding IS66-like element accessory protein TnpA — translation MTITEFMHGTKADEAVQRFEIFTGSGRRRNWSNKEKERIVAESNSGEMSVCAVARRHGLSPGQLFTWRRLDRRRQEEGSPPMFVPAVIEAVEEPPARRQKIAAKTAAPRVAIELEIGEATIRIAAGTDAATIAAVIQALRAQA, via the coding sequence ATGACGATCACAGAGTTTATGCATGGCACCAAGGCCGATGAGGCGGTGCAACGGTTCGAGATATTCACTGGCTCGGGCCGGCGTCGTAATTGGAGCAACAAGGAGAAGGAGCGGATCGTCGCCGAGAGCAATAGCGGCGAGATGTCGGTCTGCGCCGTTGCTCGCCGCCATGGGCTGTCGCCTGGGCAGTTGTTCACCTGGCGGCGTCTCGACCGACGCCGGCAGGAGGAGGGTTCGCCGCCAATGTTTGTGCCGGCGGTGATCGAGGCGGTGGAGGAACCGCCAGCGCGTCGCCAGAAGATAGCAGCCAAAACCGCGGCTCCGCGAGTGGCGATCGAACTGGAGATCGGCGAAGCAACCATCAGAATTGCGGCTGGCACCGATGCTGCGACGATCGCCGCAGTCATCCAGGCGCTGAGAGCTCAAGCGTGA
- a CDS encoding IS630 family transposase (programmed frameshift), whose translation MGSAILLRDDFDGRALRQLARQTKDANQARRLLALAEIYDGGSRSDAARIGSVTLQIVRDWVLRFNARGPDGLVNGKAPGGRAKLNVAQRHALAKIVESGPIPAIHGVVRWRRKDLVRWIFQEFRIAMDETTVGRELKALGFAKLSARPRHYAQNELEAEAFKKNFPAALAEIRGRLPRGTDLELWWADEARIGQKNKITRRWARRGTRPSAPLDQRTMWAYIFGAVCPRKGKGAGLVLPYCDTEAMQQHLAEISQAVDEGAHAVLILDQAGWHVTPKLKVPDNITLMFLPPRSPELNPVENVWQFLRDNWLSNRIFKDYDDIVAHCCAAWNKLVDQPWKIMSIGLREWAHRS comes from the exons ATGGGTTCAGCAATTTTGTTGCGTGATGATTTCGATGGGCGTGCTCTTCGACAGCTCGCACGGCAAACGAAGGATGCCAACCAGGCGCGGCGGTTGCTGGCGCTCGCCGAGATTTATGACGGCGGCTCGCGCTCGGATGCGGCACGGATCGGCAGCGTGACGCTGCAGATCGTCCGTGACTGGGTGCTGCGGTTCAATGCGCGCGGCCCCGACGGGCTGGTGAACGGCAAAGCACCCGGCGGCCGAGCGAAGCTGAACGTCGCTCAGCGCCATGCGCTGGCGAAGATCGTCGAAAGCGGCCCGATCCCTGCGATCCACGGTGTCGTCCGCTGGCGGCGCAAGGACCTGGTGCGGTGGATATTCCAGGAATTCCGCATCGCGATGGACGAGACGACTGTCGGCCGTGAGTTGAAGGCGCTCGGCTTCGCCAAGCTGTCGGCCCGCCCGCGCCACTACGCCCAGAACGAGCTGGAGGCAGAAGCTTTTAAAAAGA ACTTCCCCGCCGCTCTGGCGGAAATCCGAGGCCGGCTCCCGCGCGGCACCGACCTCGAGCTCTGGTGGGCCGACGAAGCGCGCATAGGCCAGAAGAACAAGATCACGCGGCGGTGGGCGCGTCGCGGAACCAGACCCTCCGCACCCTTGGATCAGCGCACCATGTGGGCCTACATCTTCGGGGCCGTCTGCCCGCGGAAGGGAAAGGGTGCGGGCCTTGTCCTGCCCTATTGTGATACCGAAGCCATGCAGCAGCATCTCGCCGAGATCAGCCAGGCCGTCGATGAGGGAGCGCATGCCGTGCTCATCCTCGATCAGGCCGGATGGCACGTCACGCCGAAGCTCAAAGTGCCGGACAACATCACCCTGATGTTCCTGCCGCCTCGTTCGCCGGAACTGAACCCCGTGGAAAACGTCTGGCAGTTCCTGCGCGACAACTGGCTCTCGAACCGCATCTTCAAAGACTACGACGACATCGTCGCCCATTGCTGCGCCGCGTGGAACAAGCTCGTCGACCAGCCGTGGAAGATCATGTCCATCGGACTCCGCGAATGGGCGCATCGGTCATGA
- the tnpB gene encoding IS66 family insertion sequence element accessory protein TnpB (TnpB, as the term is used for proteins encoded by IS66 family insertion elements, is considered an accessory protein, since TnpC, encoded by a neighboring gene, is a DDE family transposase.), producing MIGPSGTVRVMIATRPVDFRKGAEGLAALVKAELGGDPFSGTVYVFRAKRTDRIKLIFWDGTGMCLVAKRLEDGEFRWPKMQDGVMHLTAAQFSALFEGLDWKRVHAREPARVPVTAG from the coding sequence GTGATCGGGCCGTCGGGTACCGTCCGGGTGATGATTGCCACCAGGCCGGTCGACTTCCGCAAGGGGGCCGAAGGGCTGGCGGCGCTGGTGAAGGCGGAGCTGGGAGGCGATCCATTCTCCGGCACGGTTTACGTGTTCCGGGCGAAACGAACCGACCGGATCAAGCTGATCTTCTGGGATGGCACCGGGATGTGTCTCGTCGCCAAGCGCCTTGAGGATGGCGAGTTCCGCTGGCCGAAGATGCAGGATGGTGTCATGCATCTGACCGCGGCACAGTTCTCAGCGCTGTTCGAGGGGCTGGACTGGAAACGCGTCCACGCCAGAGAGCCGGCGCGTGTTCCCGTAACAGCCGGCTAA
- a CDS encoding MFS transporter gives MAIQVPKDFRRVIIAASVGNIIEWYDFYIFGSLAAVLSVKFFEQSHPVAALLSTIALFTAGFLIRPLGAFLFGWMGDRVGRKYTFLITLSGMGLGTGAIGLIPTYEAIGLTAAFLLFALRMIQGLCLGGEYGGAITYVAEHVPDERRGYYTGWLQTSPTLGIVVSLAVIIATRTYFGNEVFDAWAWRVPFLVSFLLVGIAIYIRLQLQETPIFAEIKAKGQMTQNPWKEAFLSSNIKYVGIATIVLIGQGVVWYSGQFWALYFLQQVSKVDPLNSAYIVGAALLLATPSLIFFGWLSDIIGRKPVILGGMLLAAITYYPLYLWLGTVTQPENINYPTAILIIFILVCYVGMVYGPVGAFLAEYFPGRIRYTSVSVPYHIGNGWGGGLVPFVTSAAFAATGSIGYALIYPIMVPAVCFLLALYLMPETRRISIWEPVEPKVG, from the coding sequence ATGGCTATCCAAGTCCCGAAGGATTTCCGCCGCGTGATCATCGCCGCCTCGGTGGGAAATATCATCGAATGGTATGACTTCTATATTTTCGGCAGCTTGGCCGCCGTTTTGTCGGTCAAGTTCTTTGAACAGTCACACCCGGTCGCGGCGCTCTTGAGCACGATTGCGCTGTTCACCGCAGGCTTCCTGATCCGCCCGTTGGGGGCATTTCTCTTCGGCTGGATGGGCGATCGGGTCGGCCGCAAATATACGTTCCTCATCACCCTCAGCGGAATGGGGTTGGGCACTGGCGCGATCGGTCTGATCCCGACCTACGAGGCGATCGGCCTGACCGCGGCATTCCTCCTCTTCGCCCTGCGGATGATTCAGGGCCTGTGCCTCGGCGGCGAATATGGCGGCGCTATCACCTATGTCGCCGAGCATGTGCCCGACGAACGGCGCGGCTACTACACCGGCTGGCTTCAGACCTCTCCGACCCTCGGGATCGTGGTGTCGCTCGCCGTGATCATCGCGACGCGCACCTATTTCGGCAATGAAGTGTTCGACGCATGGGCGTGGCGCGTTCCGTTCCTGGTGTCGTTCCTGCTGGTCGGCATCGCAATCTACATCCGGCTTCAGCTCCAGGAGACACCGATCTTTGCGGAGATCAAGGCCAAGGGGCAGATGACCCAGAATCCCTGGAAAGAGGCCTTCCTCAGTTCCAACATCAAATATGTCGGCATCGCCACCATCGTGCTGATCGGGCAGGGGGTGGTCTGGTACAGCGGCCAGTTCTGGGCCTTGTACTTCCTGCAGCAGGTTTCCAAGGTGGACCCGCTGAACTCCGCCTATATCGTCGGTGCAGCGCTGCTGCTTGCGACGCCGAGCTTGATCTTCTTCGGCTGGCTGTCCGACATTATCGGCCGCAAGCCGGTGATCCTCGGAGGCATGCTGCTTGCGGCGATCACTTACTACCCGCTGTATCTCTGGCTGGGCACAGTCACGCAGCCTGAAAACATCAATTACCCGACCGCGATCCTCATCATCTTCATCCTGGTTTGCTATGTCGGAATGGTCTATGGGCCGGTCGGGGCGTTCCTGGCAGAATATTTTCCCGGCCGGATCCGGTACACGTCGGTATCGGTGCCATATCACATCGGCAACGGGTGGGGCGGCGGACTGGTGCCCTTCGTCACCTCGGCGGCTTTCGCCGCCACCGGTAGCATCGGCTATGCGCTGATCTACCCGATCATGGTGCCCGCCGTATGCTTCCTGCTCGCCCTGTATCTGATGCCCGAGACTCGCAGAATAAGCATTTGGGAGCCGGTCGAGCCCAAGGTGGGATGA